In the Sarcophilus harrisii chromosome 3, mSarHar1.11, whole genome shotgun sequence genome, one interval contains:
- the RPS16 gene encoding 40S ribosomal protein S16: MPSKGPLQSVQVFGRKKTATAVAHCKRGNGLIKVNGRPLEMIEPRTLQYKLLEPVLLLGKERFAGVDIRVRVKGGGHVAQIYAIRQSISKALVAYYQKYVDEASKKEIKDILIQYDRTLLVADPRRCESKKFGGPGARARYQKSYR, translated from the exons ATGCCGTCCAAGGGGCCGCTGCAGTCCGTCCAGGTCTTCGGACGAAAG aaaacTGCCACCGCTGTGGCCCACTGCAAGAGAGGCAATGGGCTGATCAAGGTGAATGGGCGACCACTGGAGATGATTGAGCCTCGCACTCTACAGTACAAG CTGCTGGAGCCTGTCCTCCTACTGGGGAAGGAACGTTTTGCTGGTGTAGATATCCGAGTCCGTGTAAAAGGAGGAGGTCACGTCGCCCAGATTTATG CTATCCGGCAGTCCATCTCCAAAGCCCTGGTGGCCTATTATCAGAAAT ATGTGGACGAGGCCTccaagaaggaaatcaaagacaTCCTTATCCAGTATGACCGCACTCTGCTGGTGGCTGATCCTCGGCGCTGCGAGTCCAAGAAGTTTGGTGGACCTGGGGCCCGGGCTCGCTACCAGAAATCCTATCGTTAA
- the PLEKHG2 gene encoding pleckstrin homology domain-containing family G member 2, producing MPEGARRLSLTKPSPTPSPGCSHRGLPPALPMASPRGSGSSTSLSTVGSEGEPHAGPSPGPSSGQACPVPTVEPPPGPPIRLHLTPVGLRGEPGQGTKKPSHLERVVREIVETERAYVRDLRSIVEDYLGCLVANGPPGLNPEHLGTLFSNIEDIYEFSSELLEDLESSSSAHGIADCFVQRSEEFDIYTLYCMNYPSSMALLRDLSLCPPVAQWLQERQAQLRHSLPLQSFLLKPVQRILKYHLLLQVQTWTRAPVVGGSRVQRDPLGLPRGRLTIPKHQHLLQAKNHEEKRLWLHYLQRLIVENHPASIPAKAKQVLLENAFHCAPEGQPSCEPLTPPLGSPRLPEGRNFSGRRKTDPSPSLTSPAGASPGRRGRRQSEPAKECHLMFGKIAGSRLKHAGSEGELFPMSQSLCKAPTPEPAPASGAPEDVEEPAPPALGPPGLSITEEIMELLTQRGLQEPRLSPLEVPEAPRFQGEPASPNHSGNVGPESPAQLSGEYSEEEEGTRLKDQRSSPLHVLERLDDTDVCGSSEVPGNAAVSDAPGLPDAPPIPNCEPSSRIPEPSLGQGEPCSEASAQEEDSEAATSATPVPSGKADDGAQSRQESQSSWTEEEEEEEEEEEEEEEGEEEGEEEGEEEAEEGQLPPSSPTKPESLETAEFHSCSEIRRAWQALEARGSQGTVLEPLLILEESDFRAGCQVGSLSQLLVGGDGSRTGDGPGGTAGSERVATRVRELARMYSDRIERLQRAGNQVSGAGSRRRARGLVHSHQLLAPPEEEEDLQPGPLPAFGHVLVREVNFPMACAQASVALVPALRPQATAPLATQRPEPPPAGKHHPTEASGLPEAEVPEEEAWNLPVPEAVQPAPEAPPPPPAPSLPPQGRQLLGSSAAALSRYLAASCISQSLARRGAGVPEGEAPAAWRPSPARGSWASAPSSRAPSPPPMARPSYSTTVSIRVGGGGRLGPAKAQVRLNHAPLLASLDLPGQRRVQGAAEGTPRT from the exons ATGCCTGAGGGAGCCCGCCGCCTGAGTCTCACCAAGCCCAGCCCGACCCCAAGCCCCGGGTGTAGCCATCGAG GACTCCCCCCGGCCCTGCCCATGGCCTCCCCCCGGGGGTCTGGGAGCTCTACATCCCTGAGTACCGTGGGCTCTGAGGGGGAGCCCCATGCAGGCCCCAGCCCCGGCCCCAGCTCCGGCCAGGCCTGCCCTGTGCCAACCGTGGAGCCCCCCCCAGGGCCCCCCATTCGGCTGCACCTGACTCCGGTGGGGCTTCGAGGGGAGCCAGGGCAAGGGACCAAGAAGCCCTCCCACCTGGAGCGGGTGGTCCGGGAGATCGTGGAGACCGAGCGGGCCTACGTGAGGGACCTGAGGAGCATCGTGGAG GATTACCTGGGCTGCCTGGTGGCCAACGGCCCCCCCGGGCTGAATCCAGAGCATCTCGGGACCCTCTTCTCCAACATCGAAGATATCTACGAGTTTAGCAG TGAGCTCTTGGAAGACCTGGAGAGCAGTAGCAGTGCCCACGGCATCGCAGACTGCTTTGTGCAAAGG AGCGAAGAGTTTGACATCTATACCCTCTACTGCATGAACTACCCGAG CTCCATGGCCTTACTCCGGGACCTTTCCCTCTGCCCTCCGGTGGCCCAGTGGCTCCAGGAGCGCCAGGCCCAGCTCCGCCATTCGCTGCCCCTGCAGAGCTTCCTCCTCAAACCCGTCCAGCGAATCCTGAAGTACCACCTCTTACTGCAGGTGCAGACTTGGACCCGGGCCCCTGTGGTTGGGGGAAGTCGGGTCCAGCGGG ATCCTCTGGGCCTTCCAAGGGGCCGTTTGACCATCCCAAAGCACCAGCACCTGCTGCAG GCCAAGAACCATGAGGAGAAGCGCCTGTGGCTCCATTACCTGCAGCGCTTGATAGTGGAAAACCACCCGGCGTCCATCCCCGCTAAG gCAAAGCAAGTCCTCTTGGAAAACGCTTTCCACT GTGCCCCTGAAGGCCAGCCCAGCTGTGAGCCTCTGACACCCCCGCTCGGATCCCCCCGCCTCCCCGAAGGCCGAAACTTCAGCGGACGAAGGAAGACAG ACCCCTCCCCGTCTCTGACCAGCCCCGCGGGGGCCTCCCCGGGCCGCCGAGGCCGGAGGCAGTCCG AGCCAGCAAAGGAGTGTCACCTCATGTTTGGGAAGATCG CTGGATCCAGGCTCAAG CACGCCGGCAGCGAGGGGGAGCTGTTCCCGATGTCGCAGTCCCTCTGCAAGGCCCCGACCCCAGAGCCGGCCCCGGCCTCAGGAGCCCCCGAAGACGTGGAGGAGCCGGCTCCCCCTGCCCTGGGCCCCCCAGGGCTCTCGATCACCGAGGAGATCATGGAGCTGCTGACCCAGAGAGGTCTCCAGGAGCCCAGG cTTTCCCCCCTGGAAGTTCCTGAAGCTCCCAGATTCCAGGGGGAGCCCGCGTCTCCAAATCATTCTGGGAACGTCGGCCCCGAGAGCCCAGCCCAATTAAGTGGTGAGTACTCTGAAGAAGAGGAGGGGACACGACTGAAAGACCAGCGGTCATCGCCCCTCCACGTCCTCGAGAGGCTGGACGACACGGACGTTTGCGGCAGCTCCGAAGTCCCCGGAAATGCGGCAGTTTCTGACGCTCCCGGGCTCCCAGACGCTCCCCCAATTCCCAACTGTGAGCCCAGTTCCAGGATCCCCGAACCCTCCTTGGGACAAGGGGAGCCCTGCTCCGAGGCCTCAGCTCAGGAGGAGGACTCGGAGGCAGCTACATCAGCGACGCCAGTCCCGTCGGGAAAGGCGGACGATGGAGCCCAGTCCAGACAGGAGAGCCAGTCATCTTGGacggaggaagaggaggaagaggaggaagaggaggaagaggaggaggagggggaggaggagggggaggaggagggggaggaggaagccGAAGAAGGACAGCTGCCTCCCAGCTCTCCCACCAAGCCCGAGAGTTTAGAGACTGCCGAGTTCCACTCCTGCTCGGAGATCCGGAGAGCCTGGCAGGCCCTGGAGGCCAGGGGCTCCCAGGGCACCGTTCTGGAGCCCTTGCTCATCCTGGAAGAGTCCGATTTCAGGGCAGGCTGCCAAGTGGGCTCCCTGTCCCAGCTCCTGGTGGGCGGCGATGGGAGCAGGACCGGGGATGGCCCCGGGGGGACCGCTGGGTCGGAGAGGGTGGCCACGCGGGTGCGCGAGCTAGCCCGGATGTACAGTGACCGCATCGAGAGACTCCAGAGGGCCGGGAACCAGGTGTCTGGTGCCGGCTCCCGGAGGAGAGCCCGGGGCCTGGTGCACTCCCACCAACTCCTGGCCCCtccagaggaggaggaggacctTCAGCCCG GGCCTCTACCTGCTTTTGGTCACGTCCTAGTCCGGGAGGTGAACTTCCCCATGGCCTGTGCTCAGGCCTCTGTGGCTCTGGTCCCGGCGTTGCGACCCCAGGCCACGGCCCCACTGGCCACCCAGAGGCCTGAGCCTCCTCCTGCTGGAAAGCATCACCCCACTGAGGCCAGTGGACTCCCAGAGGCCGAGGTCCCCGAGGAGGAAGCCTGGAACCTCCCTGTTCCAGAGGCTGTTCAGCCAGCCCCCGaagccccaccccctccccctgccccaagCCTACCTCCTCAGGGGCGCCAGCTCTTGGGGTCAAGTGCAGCCGCCTTGTCCAGGTATCTGGCCGCTTCTTGTATCAGCCAGAGTCTGGCAAGGAGAGGGGCGGGGGTCCCAGAAGGGGAGGCTCCTGCGGCCTGGAGGCCCTCCCCAGCCCGGGGGTCCTGGGCCTCGGCCCCCTCATCCCGAGCCCCCTCACCACCCCCCATGGCGCGGCCCAGCTACTCTACCACTGTCAGCATCcgagtggggggagggggcaggctGGGTCCAGCCAAGGCCCAGGTCCGCCTGAATCACGCTCCTCTGCTGGCCTCCCTGGACCTCCCGGGCCAGCGGCGGGTACAGGGCGCTGCCGAGGGCACCCCTAGAACGTGA
- the ZFP36 gene encoding mRNA decay activator protein ZFP36 — translation MDASATAGGKPKSAGMDLCVLYEKLLSLSPDLARAARGELESELGWGSRSPWSPSLADLEAPSPPRASAPLAPRLPGRSTSLVESRAWVPPPPGFEPLPPRAAPAASAAPSEGAPGSGSPAAAASSSRYKTELCRTFSESGKCRYGSKCQFAHGLEELRPASRHPKYKTELCRKFLLLGACPYGTRCHFIHTPYDVLSAGSAHPPLLRQSLSFSGMPSARRRGSPTLSPPGLPDLPSPLGFFSPPSSPPPLVTTPGEVPFSPSAFSAAPGPVPRGATAGEACCPSCRQTTGVWGPARDALGLSLGLGLARSPSAHSLGSEPDDQASSGGSSLGGSDSPVFEVAVGGAFAPSSSQLLTPVTPRRLPIFNRLSVSD, via the exons ATGGACGCAAGCGCCACCGCAGGCGGGAAGCCCAAGTCCGCGGGCATGGACCTGTGCGTCCTCTACGAG AAGCTCCTGTCCCTGAGTCCGGACCTGGCACGGGCGGCCCGCGGGGAGCTGGAGTCCGAGCTGGGCTGGGGCTCCCGAAGCCCCTGGAGTCCCAGCCTCGCCGACCTGGAGGCGCCCTCCCCCCCGCGGGCCTCGGCTCCCTTGGCCCCTCGGCTCCCCGGCCGCTCTACCAGCCTGGTGGAGAGTCGCGCCTGGGTCCCCCCGCCGCCCGGCTTTGAGCCCCTGCCGCCCAGGGCCGCGCCGGCCGCCAGCGCCGCGCCCTCGGAAGGCGCGCCCGGCTCCGGCTCCCCGGCCGCGGCGGCCTCCTCGTCCAGATACAAGACGGAGCTGTGCCGGACCTTCTCGGAGAGCGGCAAATGCCGCTACGGCTCCAAGTGCCAGTTCGCCCACGGGCTCGAAGAGCTGCGGCCCGCCAGCCGCCACCCCAAGTACAAGACGGAGCTGTGCCGCAAGTTCTTGCTCCTGGGCGCCTGTCCGTATGGGACCCGCTGCCATTTCATCCACACCCCTTACGACGTCCTGTCGGCGGGGTCGGCTCACCCTCCCCTGCTCCGGCAGAGCCTCAGCTTCTCCGGGATGCCCTCCGCCCGGCGCCGGGGCTCCCCCACCCTGAGCCCTCCGGGGCTGCCGGACCTGCCTTCCCCCCTGggcttcttctcccctccttcctccccgcCCCCGCTGGTCACCACCCCCGGGGAGGTCCCTTTCTCCCCCTCGGCCTTCTCGGCCGCCCCCGGCCCAGTGCCCCGGGGAGCCACGGCCGGAGAAGCCTGCTGCCCCTCCTGCCGCCAGACCACGGGCGTCTGGGGGCCCGCAAGGGATGCCCTGGGGCTGagcctggggctggggctggccCGGAGCCCTTCTGCTCACTCCCTGGGCTCCGAGCCCGACGACCAGGCCAGCAGCGGGGGAAGCAGCCTCGGGGGGTCGGATTCCCCAGTGTTCGAGGTGGCAGTGGGGGGCGCCTTCGCCCCCTCTAGCTCTCAGCTCCTGACCCCGGTGACCCCCCGGCGACTCCCCATCTTCAATCGGCTGTCGGTGTCCGACTGA